The following are from one region of the Streptomyces fradiae genome:
- a CDS encoding DUF1254 domain-containing protein, whose product MTDESMEKTATEAWLYGYPLVTAALTESAMTAVPARDDARRKAPVNQFCYMRSTPDASFTEVVSPNADTLYSSAWLDLSEEPLVLALPDFGDRFWMVPILDAWSNVCAVVGRRKYGSSAGPFLIAGPSWSGPTPAGLTLLKSPTAVNWIIARYATSGPSDFPAVNRLQDGTRLIPLSQWTGDPDAYSPPTDVPVPAGADTATAPVDKVHALSGRAYFTLLNRMMVDNPPDPADAPFLGTLAKLGIAPGASLDDLSPDQLDALDAGARRGPEVLRELLAKAESAGSGGWTVHRGLGAYGTDYAKRAVITRFGYGANLDADALYPHATTDSESRPLDGAHTYVLHFDAGQTPPVDGFWSLTMMNERQLFADNPLNRYAIGDRSGMRTNPDGSLDIYVQHANPGPEREGNWLPAPAGSFNVFLRLYWPEEPALTGGWTPPALRRTS is encoded by the coding sequence ATGACGGACGAGTCGATGGAGAAGACGGCCACGGAGGCTTGGCTCTACGGGTATCCGCTGGTCACGGCGGCCCTGACGGAGAGCGCCATGACGGCGGTCCCGGCCCGGGACGACGCGCGCCGGAAGGCCCCGGTCAACCAGTTCTGCTACATGCGGTCCACGCCGGACGCCTCCTTCACCGAGGTCGTCTCGCCGAACGCCGACACCCTGTACTCCAGCGCCTGGCTCGATCTGTCCGAGGAGCCGCTGGTCCTGGCGCTGCCCGACTTCGGTGACCGGTTCTGGATGGTCCCGATCCTGGACGCCTGGTCGAACGTCTGCGCCGTCGTCGGCCGGCGCAAGTACGGTTCGTCCGCGGGCCCCTTCCTGATCGCCGGGCCGTCCTGGTCGGGCCCGACCCCCGCCGGCCTGACGCTGCTGAAGTCGCCCACCGCCGTGAACTGGATCATCGCCCGGTACGCGACCAGCGGCCCCTCGGACTTCCCGGCCGTCAACCGGCTCCAGGACGGCACGCGGCTGATCCCGCTGTCGCAGTGGACCGGTGACCCCGACGCCTACTCCCCGCCCACCGACGTCCCCGTCCCGGCCGGTGCCGACACCGCGACGGCGCCCGTCGACAAGGTCCACGCGCTCAGCGGCCGCGCGTACTTCACGCTGCTCAACCGGATGATGGTCGACAACCCTCCAGACCCCGCCGACGCCCCGTTCCTGGGCACCCTCGCGAAGCTCGGCATCGCACCGGGCGCGAGCCTGGACGACCTGTCCCCCGATCAGCTCGACGCCCTGGACGCGGGCGCGCGGCGCGGTCCGGAGGTGCTGCGTGAACTGCTCGCCAAGGCGGAGTCCGCGGGCTCCGGCGGATGGACCGTGCACCGGGGTCTCGGTGCCTACGGGACCGACTACGCCAAGCGCGCGGTCATCACCCGGTTCGGGTACGGGGCCAACCTCGACGCCGACGCCCTCTACCCGCACGCCACGACCGACTCCGAGAGCCGGCCGCTCGACGGCGCCCACACCTACGTGCTGCACTTCGACGCCGGGCAGACCCCGCCCGTCGACGGCTTCTGGTCCCTCACGATGATGAACGAACGTCAGCTCTTCGCCGACAACCCGCTGAACCGCTACGCGATCGGCGACCGCAGCGGCATGCGGACCAACCCCGACGGCTCCCTGGACATCTACGTCCAGCACGCGAACCCCGGCCCGGAGCGCGAGGGCAACTGGCTCCCCGCCCCCGCGGGCAGCTTCAACGTCTTCCTGCGTCTGTACTGGCCCGAGGAGCCCGCCCTCACCGGCGGCTGGACCCCGCCGGCGCTGCGCCGGACCAGCTGA
- a CDS encoding GAP family protein, giving the protein MTLDMILIGLAITLHPLPAMALILLLSGDRGVRKGLVFVLAWLACLVLVIAGVLLLTGGDPPKKHSAPSTAAVALKLAIGVGLILYGAYKQRKEKRPREEPAWLGRLRNASGWSAAGMAVLLQPWGMVAAGAATVVNADLSQGLTWLTLMFYCLLSTSTLLAMELYATFRPARAEARLQALMRAITTHQDQAVVVLSLAVGLWLTGRSIFELT; this is encoded by the coding sequence ATGACACTCGACATGATCCTCATCGGCCTGGCGATCACCCTTCACCCGCTGCCCGCCATGGCACTGATCCTGCTGCTGTCCGGCGACCGGGGCGTGCGCAAGGGGCTGGTCTTCGTGCTCGCCTGGCTGGCGTGCCTGGTCCTGGTGATCGCCGGCGTCCTGCTGCTCACCGGCGGGGACCCGCCCAAGAAGCACAGCGCCCCGTCGACCGCCGCCGTCGCCCTCAAGCTCGCCATCGGCGTCGGACTGATCCTTTACGGCGCGTACAAGCAGCGCAAGGAGAAGCGCCCCAGGGAGGAACCGGCCTGGCTGGGGAGACTGCGCAACGCCTCCGGCTGGTCGGCGGCGGGCATGGCCGTGCTCCTCCAGCCCTGGGGCATGGTCGCGGCGGGCGCGGCGACCGTGGTGAACGCCGATCTGTCGCAGGGCCTCACCTGGCTGACGCTGATGTTCTACTGCCTGCTTTCCACCTCCACCCTGCTGGCGATGGAGCTGTACGCGACGTTCCGCCCCGCGCGGGCCGAGGCGCGGCTGCAGGCCCTGATGCGGGCGATCACGACCCACCAGGACCAGGCCGTCGTCGTCCTCTCCCTGGCCGTGGGCCTGTGGCTGACCGGCCGAAGCATTTTCGAGCTCACCTGA
- a CDS encoding DUF6325 family protein yields MSVDELSEMGPVDYLVLEFPGNRMTGEGLPLLLDLVERRIIRILDLSFVRKDEDGSVTALELTDLDGDGELDLAVFEGASSGLLGEDDLQEAAGVLEPGNSAGVIVYENLWAAPLAAALRRSGARMVANGRIPAQDLLETLEAVEAGSAS; encoded by the coding sequence ATGAGCGTCGACGAACTCTCCGAGATGGGACCCGTCGATTACCTGGTCCTGGAGTTCCCGGGCAATCGCATGACCGGAGAAGGCCTGCCCCTGCTGCTCGATCTCGTCGAGCGGCGCATCATCCGCATCCTCGACCTGTCCTTCGTCCGCAAGGACGAGGACGGCTCGGTCACCGCGCTCGAGCTCACCGACCTGGACGGCGACGGGGAACTCGACCTCGCCGTCTTCGAGGGTGCCTCCTCCGGCCTGCTCGGCGAGGACGACCTCCAGGAGGCCGCCGGCGTCCTCGAACCCGGCAACTCCGCCGGGGTCATCGTCTACGAGAACCTGTGGGCGGCGCCGCTGGCGGCCGCCCTGCGCCGCAGCGGAGCACGCATGGTGGCCAACGGAAGGATCCCGGCCCAGGACCTGCTCGAAACCCTGGAGGCCGTCGAGGCCGGGTCCGCCTCCTGA
- a CDS encoding SHOCT domain-containing protein: MPGLLRGVARTAVVAGTATAVSNRVSRRQAGRWAQQDYERSAAPPPQQEYSAPPPPAAPSMDAKISQLKELGQLKEQGVLTEAEFEAQKSRILGS, translated from the coding sequence ATGCCTGGTCTTCTTCGCGGTGTCGCACGCACCGCGGTCGTCGCCGGTACCGCCACCGCCGTGTCCAACCGCGTCTCCCGCCGGCAGGCGGGCCGGTGGGCGCAGCAGGACTACGAGCGAAGCGCCGCGCCGCCGCCCCAGCAGGAGTACAGCGCTCCGCCGCCCCCGGCCGCGCCGTCGATGGACGCCAAGATCTCCCAGCTGAAGGAGCTCGGTCAGCTCAAGGAGCAAGGGGTGCTCACCGAGGCCGAGTTCGAGGCCCAGAAGAGCCGCATCCTCGGCTCCTGA
- a CDS encoding DUF2254 domain-containing protein, with the protein MTSWATRFRLRQYVKSSLWIVPMLGLVLGTLLSELALVADGSKWLPGDWNYSATTASGVLTAIVGAMVALLGFVVTIGVLVVQQATGTLSPRYMRLWYRDRLQKAVLATFTGTFAFAFSLLRSVESDSVPDAGVALAGMAVAVSLVLLLIYLNRFTHNLRPVAVAELVARMGEAVFTSGAAQIRGASARGAEALPSDGPVLRIRTVRGGALQAFDVPGLVAAAARHDCVFVVTRLIGDFVPPDTVLVEVHRAGGVAAPASRPDPARVAGLIALGPERTIDQDPAFALRVLVDIAIRALSPAVNDPTTAVQVINYIEWLLHTVGRTRLPGRFVLADRHGEARLVLLGRDWESYLQLATCEIMAYGSSSVQICRRLRAMLEGLLDTLPPELHPSVHAQLRLLRQSVEREFTDPDRRAVAEQADHQGIGGQSS; encoded by the coding sequence ATGACCTCCTGGGCCACCAGATTCCGGTTGCGGCAGTACGTCAAATCGAGCCTGTGGATCGTGCCCATGCTCGGTCTCGTCCTCGGCACGCTGCTCTCCGAGCTCGCGCTGGTCGCCGACGGCTCGAAGTGGCTGCCGGGCGACTGGAACTACTCCGCCACGACGGCGAGCGGTGTGCTCACCGCCATCGTGGGCGCGATGGTGGCGCTGCTCGGGTTCGTCGTCACCATCGGTGTCCTGGTGGTGCAGCAGGCCACGGGTACCCTCTCGCCCCGGTACATGCGCCTGTGGTACCGGGACCGGCTGCAGAAGGCCGTCCTCGCGACCTTCACGGGAACGTTCGCGTTCGCCTTCTCCCTGCTGCGCAGCGTCGAGTCCGACTCGGTGCCCGACGCCGGGGTCGCCCTGGCCGGCATGGCGGTGGCCGTCAGTCTCGTGCTGCTGCTCATCTACCTCAACCGGTTCACCCACAATCTGCGGCCGGTGGCCGTCGCGGAGCTGGTGGCGCGCATGGGTGAGGCCGTGTTCACCAGCGGCGCGGCGCAGATCCGGGGCGCGTCGGCCCGGGGCGCCGAAGCCCTGCCGTCGGACGGCCCGGTGCTGCGCATCCGTACGGTAAGGGGCGGCGCCCTCCAGGCCTTCGACGTGCCCGGGCTGGTCGCGGCGGCGGCCCGCCACGACTGCGTGTTCGTCGTGACGCGGCTGATCGGGGACTTCGTACCGCCGGACACCGTGCTCGTCGAGGTGCACCGGGCCGGAGGCGTGGCCGCACCCGCGTCCCGGCCGGACCCGGCACGGGTGGCCGGTCTCATCGCCCTGGGGCCCGAGCGCACCATCGACCAGGACCCCGCCTTCGCCCTGCGGGTCCTCGTCGACATCGCCATCCGGGCGCTGTCCCCGGCGGTGAACGATCCCACGACCGCCGTGCAGGTGATCAACTACATCGAGTGGCTGCTGCACACGGTGGGCAGGACGCGCCTTCCCGGCCGTTTCGTGCTGGCCGACCGCCACGGGGAGGCCCGGCTCGTGCTGCTCGGGCGCGACTGGGAGAGCTATCTTCAGCTCGCCACCTGCGAGATCATGGCCTACGGAAGTTCGTCCGTGCAGATCTGCCGGCGCCTGCGGGCCATGCTGGAGGGGCTGCTCGACACCCTGCCGCCGGAGCTGCACCCCTCGGTGCACGCCCAGTTGCGCCTGCTGCGGCAGTCGGTCGAGCGGGAGTTCACCGATCCGGACCGCCGTGCCGTGGCGGAGCAGGCGGACCACCAGGGCATCGGCGGGCAGTCCTCCTGA